A stretch of Ischnura elegans chromosome 4, ioIscEleg1.1, whole genome shotgun sequence DNA encodes these proteins:
- the LOC124157538 gene encoding synaptobrevin-1-like isoform X1: MSMEGATGGFGLPEDGSSGAPRNPQHASAQKRLQQTQAQVNEVVGIMRVNVEKVLERDQKLSELDDRADALQSGASQFVQQAKKLKTKYWWKNLKMMIIMGVIGVVILIIIIVMAWPSGSGDSSSTAVTTTPHPQ, encoded by the exons AT GTCAATGGAAGGAGCTACCGGGGGCTTCGGTCTTCCTGAGGATGGATCATCAGGGGCCCCAAGAAATCCTCAACATGCGTCAGCTCAAAAGCGTCTACAGCAAACACAAGCGCAAGTGAATGAG GTTGTTGGCATCATGCGAGTGAATGTGGAAAAAGTTCTAGAACGTGATCAAAAGTTGTCTGAATTAGATGACAGAGCAG aTGCCTTACAATCTGGAGCATCTCAATTCGTACAGCAGGCAAAGAAGTTGAAAACCAAGTATTGGTGGAAGAATTTGAAG ATGATGATTATTATGGGAGTGATAGGcgtagtaattttaataattattattg tAATGGCATGGCCATCTGGTTCTGGGGACAGTAGTTCAACTGCGGTGACCACCACACCTCACCCTCAGTGA
- the LOC124157538 gene encoding vesicle-associated membrane protein 2-like isoform X2, translating into MSMEGATGGFGLPEDGSSGAPRNPQHASAQKRLQQTQAQVNEVVDIMRTNVKKVLDRDEKLTELDGRADALQSGASQFVQQAKKLKTKYWWKNLKMMIIMGVIGVVILIIIIVMAWPSGSGDSSSTAVTTTPHPQ; encoded by the exons AT GTCAATGGAAGGAGCTACCGGGGGCTTCGGTCTTCCTGAGGATGGATCATCAGGGGCCCCAAGAAATCCTCAACATGCGTCAGCTCAAAAGCGTCTACAGCAAACACAAGCGCAAGTGAATGAG GTAGTGGATATAATGAGAACTAACGTTAAAAAGGTGCTGGATCGAGATGAAAAGCTCACAGAGTTGGATGGTCGAGCAG aTGCCTTACAATCTGGAGCATCTCAATTCGTACAGCAGGCAAAGAAGTTGAAAACCAAGTATTGGTGGAAGAATTTGAAG ATGATGATTATTATGGGAGTGATAGGcgtagtaattttaataattattattg tAATGGCATGGCCATCTGGTTCTGGGGACAGTAGTTCAACTGCGGTGACCACCACACCTCACCCTCAGTGA